A single window of Methanobrevibacter wolinii SH DNA harbors:
- a CDS encoding restriction endonuclease subunit S, producing MSLEFNYYSLGDLVKIKYGRNQKKVQDDENGKYPIYGTGGLMGYSIDYLYDKPSVLIGRKGSIEKVRYIEEPFWTVDTLFYTEVNDEIVIPKFLYYVMSLIDLSRYNEGTSIPSLRTKTLNRLDLAIPNLDYQKRVLTILSNIDKKISINEKINSNLDNILNSIFRENFITKFSYNSNLIVKKIGELPLIITDYVANGSFASLKENVSILDEENYAYFIRNIDLKANNFEKYVNKHSYEFLKKSKLFGNEIIISNVGDVGSVFLCPFLDKPMTLGNNMILVKTEDNYPNLNFYLYLLFKSDFGQYLINTITGGSVQLKFNKTEFKSLELFIPKSHDLNEFNKLVYPFFNYKKQISEEISNLIVLRDTLLPKLMSGEIDVSKINCDLNIDIIYEKLKSIIIIIKNFILNFLKYLWRL from the coding sequence TTGAGTTTAGAATTTAATTATTATTCTCTTGGTGATTTAGTCAAAATTAAATATGGAAGAAATCAAAAGAAAGTTCAGGATGATGAAAATGGAAAATATCCTATTTATGGTACTGGAGGGTTAATGGGATATTCAATTGATTATCTCTATGATAAACCTTCGGTTTTAATTGGTAGGAAAGGATCAATTGAAAAAGTAAGATATATTGAAGAACCTTTCTGGACAGTAGATACACTATTTTATACTGAAGTTAATGATGAAATTGTTATTCCAAAATTTCTTTATTATGTTATGTCTTTAATAGATTTAAGTAGATATAATGAAGGAACATCAATTCCTAGTTTGAGAACCAAAACATTAAATCGTTTAGATTTGGCAATCCCAAATTTAGACTATCAAAAAAGAGTTTTAACAATTTTATCTAATATAGATAAAAAAATTTCAATTAATGAAAAGATAAATAGTAATTTAGATAATATTTTAAACTCAATTTTTAGAGAAAATTTTATTACTAAATTTTCGTATAATTCTAATTTAATTGTTAAAAAAATAGGTGAATTACCTTTAATTATAACAGACTATGTAGCTAATGGTAGTTTTGCATCTTTGAAAGAAAATGTTTCTATTTTAGATGAAGAAAATTATGCTTATTTTATTAGAAATATTGATTTAAAAGCCAATAATTTTGAAAAATATGTGAATAAGCATTCTTATGAATTTCTTAAAAAATCTAAATTATTTGGTAATGAAATAATTATTTCTAATGTTGGAGATGTGGGTTCTGTTTTTTTATGTCCATTTTTAGATAAACCTATGACATTAGGTAATAATATGATTTTAGTAAAAACTGAAGATAATTATCCTAATCTTAATTTTTACTTATATTTATTGTTTAAATCTGATTTTGGACAATATTTAATTAATACAATTACTGGTGGATCTGTTCAATTAAAATTTAATAAAACAGAATTTAAATCATTAGAATTATTTATTCCTAAAAGTCATGATTTAAATGAGTTTAATAAATTAGTATATCCTTTTTTTAATTATAAAAAACAAATATCTGAGGAAATATCTAATTTAATTGTTTTAAGAGACACATTACTTCCTAAATTAATGTCTGGTGAAATTGATGTTTCAAAGATAAATTGTGATTTAAATATTGATATTATATATGAAAAATTAAAATCAATAATAATTATAATTAAAAATTTCATATTAAATTTCCTAAAATATCTTTGGAGATTATAA
- the xerA gene encoding site-specific tyrosine recombinase/integron integrase, producing the protein MKTKLISKIQNQMKPFLNQGQYIKLTNSLLNSLKDIEIIDNNNESCELDNFKLLKLFLTAKQVEGRSYKTIKYYKSTLEKMLITIKKQVYNINTEDIRKYLFNHKETKNSSKITIDNIRRIFSSFFSWLEDEDYILKNPVKRIHKVKTGRVVKEVLTDENLETLRDNCEEKRDLAIVEILISTGIRVGELVKLNIEDINFYERECIVFGKGESERVVYFDARTKIHLIEYLQSRTDENPALFVSLNNPHKRLGISGVETRLRKLGKKCKIPKVHPHKFRRTLATNAIDKGMPIEQVQKLLGHVQIDTTMQYAMVNQNNVKIAHRKFIG; encoded by the coding sequence ATGAAAACTAAATTAATTTCAAAAATACAAAATCAAATGAAACCCTTTTTAAATCAAGGCCAATATATAAAATTAACAAATTCTCTTTTAAATTCATTAAAAGATATTGAAATAATAGACAATAATAATGAATCATGTGAATTAGATAATTTTAAATTGTTAAAATTATTTTTAACTGCTAAACAAGTAGAAGGACGTTCTTATAAAACAATTAAATATTATAAATCTACATTAGAAAAAATGTTAATAACTATCAAAAAACAAGTTTATAATATTAATACAGAAGATATACGAAAATATTTATTCAATCATAAAGAAACAAAAAATTCATCTAAAATAACAATTGATAATATTAGAAGAATATTCTCAAGTTTCTTTTCATGGCTCGAAGATGAAGATTACATATTAAAAAATCCAGTAAAAAGAATACATAAAGTAAAAACTGGAAGAGTAGTTAAAGAAGTATTAACTGATGAAAATTTAGAAACTTTAAGGGATAATTGTGAAGAAAAAAGAGATCTTGCAATAGTTGAAATATTAATTTCAACAGGAATAAGAGTAGGTGAATTAGTAAAGTTAAATATTGAAGATATAAATTTTTATGAAAGAGAATGCATAGTTTTTGGTAAAGGTGAAAGTGAAAGAGTAGTCTATTTTGATGCAAGAACAAAAATACATTTAATAGAATATTTACAATCTAGAACTGATGAAAACCCTGCATTATTTGTATCTCTAAATAATCCACACAAAAGATTAGGAATAAGTGGAGTAGAAACAAGACTACGAAAATTAGGAAAAAAATGCAAAATACCAAAAGTACATCCACATAAATTTAGACGAACTTTAGCAACAAATGCAATTGATAAAGGAATGCCTATAGAACAAGTACAAAAACTATTAGGCCATGTACAAATAGATACAACAATGCAATATGCCATGGTAAATCAAAATAATGTAAAAATAGCTCATAGAAAATTTATAGGTTAA
- a CDS encoding restriction endonuclease subunit S encodes MSLGWEIKPFSELVEIIGGGTPKTSKNEYWDGNIPWISIKDFNNNLKHITSTEKTITKLGLDNSSTKLLKTGDIIISARGTVGEIAMLSSNMAFNQSCYGLRPLNFVDNDFIYYLLKYNLNILKNNTHGSVFDTITINTFDNIFVKIPPKNIQEKIGKLLSSFDEKISLNKKINSNLEEQILKIFNDWFVKFSLCDEFEESKLGLIPKGWSVDYLGSGKSSSIIGSGIVDFEGYKVYIATADVDNSSIINNKTLITLKNKPSRANMQPIEKSIWFAKMIDSRKLIMVDDYCENILNNYIFSTGFCGLKCSEEYFYYLWSFLLTNGFDTMKNNFCTGTTMQAVNNKDIKMINFVLPDLKTVDKFNIIAKPIFKKIYLNNLEIQKLTKLRDTLLPKLMSGEIDVSKINCDLN; translated from the coding sequence TTGAGTTTAGGATGGGAAATTAAACCTTTTAGTGAACTTGTAGAAATCATAGGAGGTGGAACTCCAAAAACATCTAAAAATGAATATTGGGATGGCAATATTCCATGGATTTCTATTAAAGATTTTAATAATAATTTAAAACATATAACAAGCACAGAAAAAACAATTACAAAATTAGGGCTTGATAATAGTTCTACAAAATTGTTAAAAACTGGAGATATAATAATTTCTGCTAGAGGTACTGTTGGAGAAATTGCTATGCTTTCATCTAATATGGCTTTTAATCAATCATGTTATGGACTTAGACCTTTAAATTTTGTTGATAATGATTTTATTTATTATTTATTAAAATATAATTTAAATATACTGAAAAATAATACTCATGGTTCTGTTTTTGATACTATAACTATTAATACATTTGATAATATTTTTGTTAAAATTCCACCTAAAAATATTCAAGAGAAAATTGGTAAATTATTATCTTCTTTTGATGAAAAAATTTCATTAAATAAAAAGATAAATAGTAATTTAGAAGAGCAAATTCTTAAAATATTTAATGATTGGTTTGTGAAATTTAGTTTATGTGATGAATTTGAAGAGAGTAAATTAGGTTTAATTCCTAAAGGTTGGTCTGTAGATTATTTAGGTAGTGGAAAGTCTAGTTCTATCATTGGTTCTGGAATTGTTGATTTTGAGGGTTATAAAGTTTATATAGCTACTGCAGATGTGGATAATTCTTCCATAATAAACAATAAAACATTAATTACATTAAAAAATAAGCCTAGCAGAGCAAATATGCAACCTATTGAGAAAAGCATTTGGTTTGCTAAAATGATTGATTCAAGAAAATTAATTATGGTTGATGATTATTGTGAGAACATATTAAATAATTATATATTTTCTACAGGGTTTTGTGGTTTAAAATGCTCTGAAGAGTATTTTTATTATCTTTGGAGTTTTTTATTAACAAATGGTTTTGATACAATGAAAAATAATTTTTGTACAGGTACAACAATGCAAGCAGTTAATAACAAAGATATTAAAATGATTAATTTTGTTTTACCTGATTTAAAAACAGTTGATAAGTTTAATATTATTGCAAAACCAATTTTTAAGAAAATTTACTTAAATAATTTGGAAATCCAGAAATTAACCAAATTAAGAGACACATTACTTCCTAAATTAATGTCTGGTGAAATTGATGTTTCAAAGATAAATTGTGATTTAAATTAA
- a CDS encoding class I SAM-dependent DNA methyltransferase, whose product MVKKNTSEIGFEKQIWNAAEELRGSMDAAEYKHIVLGLIFLKYLSDKFEERYNELVEEGEGFEEDRDEYTAEGIFYVPPEARWKLISEKAHTEENGITIDNAMREIEKENDELKGILPKTFSKPEIDKSKLGAVIDLFTNVEMADYGDKKDILGRTYEYCLGMFAETEGKKAGEFYTPACVVKTLVSVIKPFNGRVYDPCCGSGGMFVQSKKFIENHQGNIKNISVYGQESNPTTWKMAKMNLAIRGIEADLGEHQADTFLNDLHPTLKADYVLANPPFNLKKWGQEKIKDDVRWKYGIPPKGNANFAWMQHMIYHLSPKGKIGLVLANGSLSSTTSGEDKIRQAIIEDDLVECIVALPDKLFYTTGISVCLWFLNRNKNQVGKTLFIDAREMGTMVSRKLRELTDDDINLIADTYNKFIDGTLEDEKGFCKVSDLEEIKKQDFILTPGRYVGFKPEEDDGIPFEEKMKTLTTELGELFKESNELESKIRQNLKDIGFEF is encoded by the coding sequence ATGGTAAAGAAAAATACTTCAGAAATTGGTTTTGAAAAACAAATATGGAATGCAGCAGAAGAACTTAGAGGTTCTATGGATGCAGCAGAATATAAACATATTGTATTAGGTTTAATTTTTTTAAAATATTTATCTGATAAATTTGAAGAAAGATATAATGAACTTGTTGAAGAAGGTGAAGGTTTTGAAGAAGATAGGGATGAGTATACAGCAGAAGGGATATTTTATGTTCCTCCTGAAGCTCGTTGGAAGTTAATATCTGAAAAAGCACACACTGAAGAAAATGGTATAACTATTGATAATGCAATGAGGGAAATAGAAAAAGAAAATGATGAGCTTAAAGGAATTTTACCTAAAACATTTTCTAAACCTGAAATTGATAAAAGTAAATTAGGTGCAGTTATTGATTTATTTACTAATGTAGAGATGGCAGATTATGGTGATAAAAAGGACATTTTAGGACGTACATATGAATATTGTCTTGGAATGTTTGCTGAAACTGAAGGTAAAAAAGCAGGAGAATTTTATACTCCGGCATGTGTTGTAAAAACTTTAGTATCTGTGATTAAACCATTTAATGGAAGAGTTTATGATCCATGTTGTGGTTCTGGTGGTATGTTTGTTCAATCTAAAAAATTTATTGAAAATCATCAAGGTAATATAAAAAATATTAGTGTTTATGGTCAAGAATCTAATCCAACTACTTGGAAAATGGCTAAAATGAATTTAGCTATTCGTGGAATAGAAGCAGATCTTGGTGAACATCAAGCAGATACTTTTTTAAATGATTTACATCCAACACTTAAAGCAGATTATGTACTTGCTAATCCTCCTTTTAATCTTAAAAAATGGGGTCAAGAAAAAATTAAAGATGACGTAAGATGGAAATATGGTATACCACCAAAAGGAAATGCAAACTTTGCATGGATGCAACATATGATATATCATTTATCACCAAAAGGAAAAATAGGTCTTGTTCTTGCTAATGGTTCATTATCTTCAACAACAAGTGGTGAAGATAAAATAAGACAAGCTATTATTGAAGATGATTTAGTTGAATGTATTGTAGCTCTTCCAGATAAATTATTTTACACAACAGGTATATCAGTTTGTCTTTGGTTTTTAAATAGAAATAAAAATCAAGTAGGTAAAACTTTATTTATTGATGCACGTGAAATGGGAACTATGGTTTCACGTAAACTAAGAGAATTAACTGATGATGATATTAATCTTATTGCTGATACATATAATAAATTTATTGATGGTACTCTTGAAGATGAAAAAGGATTCTGTAAAGTTAGTGATTTAGAAGAAATTAAAAAACAAGATTTTATTTTAACTCCTGGCAGATATGTTGGTTTTAAACCTGAAGAAGATGATGGAATTCCATTTGAAGAAAAAATGAAAACTTTAACTACTGAACTTGGAGAATTATTTAAAGAATCTAATGAACTTGAATCTAAAATAAGACAAAATTTAAAAGATATTGGATTTGAGTTTTAA
- a CDS encoding type I restriction endonuclease subunit R — MSFENLFNEEHYEKSVRELFQELGYNYYCGYDIDREYTNPIFSVDLDNLYRINKNSSKVAVDEAIKLINEVELGSLEEINDKFMHYLQNGVAVNYWENNEERSDLINLIDYENVDNNIFTVINQWSVLGTEVKRPDIVVFVNGLPLVVIELKSPSRDDTNISEAYNQLHKYMKVIKQLFKYNVFCVISDQSATKAGTITSPEDRFMEWKSVDGSYEFTQFAGFDIFFNGMFEKNRFLDIIKNFTLYSKDATNYIKILGAYHQYFAVNKAVKSTIEAMGKDGKAGVFWHTQGSGKSLSMVFYVNKLQQILEKPTFVVITDRNDLDDQLYNQFVKCSDFLKQTPKQASSRENLKELLNNRQANGIFFSTMQKFEESDEPLTERNDVIVISDEAHRSQYGLEEKMIPETGEIIVGAARKVRDALPNATYIGFTGTPISQKDKSTREVFGNYIDIYDMTQSVEDGATVPIHYETRIANLNLDEKILSEIDDKYDELASQAESYNIERSKKELSRMESLLGAPEIINDICEDIIHHYEDNRAFELSGKAMIVAYSRAIAIKMYKKILELRPNWDKKVKVVMSDSNKDPEDWGEIIGDKKYRKELEKKFKDDNDPMKIAIVVDMWLTGFDVPSLATMYIYKPMKGHNLMQAIARVNRVYEGKEGGLVVDYIGIASELRKAMSEYTERDNKNYGDMDVMDKVYPKFQEKLEICDNLFHGYDYKSFLNGTNLERSKAITGGVNFFEDPKQKKIKEDYLKNALLLKQALSLCRSVATDEERLKAAYFEAVRSVMVKLTSDKKISIVEINQTISKMLKNSIKSEGVINIIDVNNEVSIFDPEFIKKLQKIHEPSFAIKLLQKLLNDEVRLFRKNDLVKSEQFSERMKAVKKDYVNGHISNQEVIDELLKIAHDVKEVHDEGNKLGLSNEELAFYHALTLPENIHDFYEDSQLIKITQELTDSLRRSRTIDWQKKETARADMRRKVKRLLKKYNYPPEKSKDALDKVLKQCELWADASA, encoded by the coding sequence ATGTCATTTGAAAATCTTTTTAATGAAGAACATTATGAAAAATCTGTTCGTGAATTGTTTCAAGAATTAGGTTATAATTATTACTGTGGATATGATATTGATAGAGAATATACTAATCCTATTTTTTCTGTTGATTTGGATAATTTATATAGAATAAATAAAAATTCAAGTAAAGTTGCAGTTGATGAAGCTATTAAATTAATAAATGAAGTGGAGTTAGGCTCTTTAGAGGAAATTAATGATAAATTTATGCATTATTTGCAAAATGGTGTTGCAGTTAATTACTGGGAAAATAATGAAGAAAGAAGTGATTTAATTAATTTAATTGATTATGAAAATGTTGATAATAATATTTTTACTGTAATTAATCAATGGTCAGTATTAGGTACTGAAGTTAAAAGACCAGATATTGTAGTATTTGTTAATGGTTTACCATTAGTAGTTATAGAACTTAAATCTCCTTCTAGGGATGATACTAATATTTCTGAAGCTTATAATCAACTTCATAAATATATGAAAGTTATTAAACAACTTTTTAAATATAATGTTTTTTGTGTTATAAGTGATCAATCTGCAACTAAAGCAGGTACAATAACTTCTCCAGAAGATAGATTTATGGAATGGAAAAGTGTTGATGGAAGTTATGAATTTACACAATTTGCAGGTTTTGATATATTTTTTAATGGGATGTTTGAAAAAAATAGATTTTTAGATATTATAAAAAATTTCACTTTATATTCAAAAGATGCTACTAATTATATTAAAATATTGGGGGCATATCATCAATATTTTGCTGTTAATAAGGCAGTTAAATCTACAATCGAAGCTATGGGAAAAGATGGTAAAGCAGGTGTATTTTGGCATACTCAAGGAAGTGGAAAATCTTTATCTATGGTTTTTTATGTAAATAAATTACAACAAATACTTGAAAAACCTACTTTTGTAGTTATTACTGATAGAAATGATTTAGATGATCAATTATATAATCAATTTGTTAAATGTTCTGATTTTTTAAAACAAACTCCTAAACAAGCATCAAGTAGGGAAAACTTAAAAGAATTACTTAATAATCGTCAAGCAAATGGTATTTTCTTTTCAACAATGCAAAAATTTGAAGAATCTGACGAACCATTAACAGAACGTAATGATGTGATTGTGATATCTGATGAAGCACACCGTAGTCAATATGGTTTAGAAGAAAAAATGATTCCTGAAACAGGAGAAATTATTGTTGGTGCAGCACGTAAGGTAAGGGATGCTCTTCCAAATGCAACATATATTGGTTTTACTGGAACACCTATTTCTCAGAAAGATAAAAGTACACGTGAAGTATTTGGTAATTATATTGATATTTATGATATGACTCAATCTGTTGAAGATGGTGCTACAGTTCCAATTCATTATGAAACTCGTATTGCTAATTTAAATTTAGATGAAAAAATACTTAGTGAGATAGATGATAAGTATGATGAATTAGCAAGTCAAGCAGAATCTTATAATATTGAAAGAAGTAAAAAAGAATTAAGTAGGATGGAAAGTTTACTTGGAGCTCCTGAGATTATAAATGATATTTGTGAAGATATTATTCATCATTATGAAGATAATCGTGCTTTTGAATTAAGTGGAAAAGCTATGATTGTAGCATATTCTAGAGCAATTGCAATTAAAATGTATAAAAAAATACTTGAACTTAGACCAAATTGGGACAAAAAAGTTAAAGTAGTAATGAGTGATTCAAATAAAGATCCTGAAGATTGGGGAGAAATTATTGGTGATAAAAAATATAGAAAAGAACTTGAAAAAAAATTTAAAGATGATAATGACCCTATGAAAATTGCTATTGTTGTAGATATGTGGCTTACTGGATTTGATGTACCATCACTTGCAACAATGTATATTTACAAACCAATGAAAGGACATAATTTAATGCAAGCAATTGCAAGAGTAAATCGTGTTTATGAAGGGAAAGAAGGAGGTCTTGTAGTTGATTATATTGGTATAGCTTCAGAATTAAGAAAAGCTATGAGTGAATATACTGAAAGAGATAATAAAAATTATGGTGATATGGATGTTATGGATAAGGTATATCCTAAATTTCAAGAAAAGTTAGAAATTTGTGATAATTTATTCCATGGATATGACTATAAAAGTTTTCTTAATGGTACGAATCTTGAAAGATCTAAAGCAATTACTGGTGGTGTAAACTTCTTTGAAGATCCTAAACAGAAAAAAATTAAAGAAGATTATCTTAAAAATGCTTTACTATTAAAGCAAGCATTGTCATTATGTAGAAGTGTGGCAACTGATGAAGAAAGATTAAAAGCAGCATATTTTGAAGCTGTAAGAAGTGTAATGGTTAAATTAACTTCGGATAAGAAAATTTCAATTGTTGAAATAAATCAAACAATTTCAAAAATGCTTAAAAATTCTATTAAAAGTGAAGGTGTAATAAATATTATTGATGTTAATAATGAAGTTTCTATATTTGATCCTGAATTTATAAAAAAACTTCAAAAAATTCATGAACCCTCATTTGCTATTAAATTATTACAAAAATTACTTAATGATGAAGTTAGATTATTTAGAAAAAATGATTTAGTAAAATCAGAACAATTTTCAGAAAGGATGAAAGCAGTTAAAAAGGATTATGTTAATGGACATATTAGTAATCAAGAGGTTATTGATGAATTACTTAAAATAGCACATGATGTTAAAGAAGTTCATGATGAAGGTAATAAATTAGGTTTAAGTAATGAAGAATTAGCATTTTATCATGCTTTAACATTACCTGAAAATATTCATGATTTTTATGAAGATAGTCAATTGATTAAAATAACTCAAGAATTAACTGATAGTTTACGTAGGAGTCGTACAATTGATTGGCAGAAAAAAGAAACCGCAAGAGCAGATATGAGAAGAAAAGTTAAAAGATTACTTAAAAAATATAATTATCCTCCAGAAAAAAGTAAAGATGCTTTGGATAAAGTATTAAAACAGTGTGAATTATGGGCAGATGCATCAGCATAA
- a CDS encoding pyridoxamine kinase, which produces MLDETNKTKKILTIQDISCYGQCSITVALPIISAFGIETAVLPSAVLSTHTSGFSGYTCRDLTEDLPAIREHWEKEGIYFDAIYTGYIGSMKQLDYIKEIIDSRLKPEGLVFVDPAMADNGEFYPAFNQEFADKMGELCKIGDYILPNTTEACYLLHKPWKPNFSKEEILDMANELSDFTKRYVILKGDNHKENKLGTIVLDKDNPSSTEIVYNDKIDYISHGTGDVFASAFVGSSMIGKSPSKSAEIAGEFTKKAIEETVGDSNHKYGVKFEKVIPHLYDLL; this is translated from the coding sequence ATGTTAGATGAAACAAATAAAACAAAGAAAATTTTAACAATTCAAGATATATCTTGTTATGGACAATGCTCAATAACAGTTGCACTACCAATTATATCTGCATTTGGAATTGAAACTGCAGTTCTTCCATCTGCAGTTTTATCTACACATACATCAGGTTTTTCAGGATATACTTGTAGAGACTTAACAGAAGATCTTCCAGCTATTCGTGAACATTGGGAAAAAGAAGGAATATACTTTGATGCTATATATACTGGATATATTGGTTCAATGAAACAATTGGATTATATAAAAGAAATTATAGATTCAAGATTAAAACCTGAAGGACTTGTATTTGTTGATCCTGCTATGGCAGATAATGGTGAATTTTATCCTGCATTTAACCAAGAATTTGCTGATAAAATGGGTGAGTTATGTAAAATAGGAGATTATATTCTTCCTAACACAACTGAAGCTTGTTATTTATTACATAAACCTTGGAAGCCAAATTTTTCAAAAGAAGAAATCTTAGATATGGCAAATGAGCTTTCTGATTTTACAAAAAGATATGTTATCTTAAAAGGAGATAATCATAAAGAAAACAAATTAGGAACAATTGTTTTAGATAAAGATAATCCTTCATCTACAGAAATTGTATACAACGATAAAATAGATTATATTTCACATGGAACTGGTGACGTTTTTGCTTCAGCATTTGTAGGATCATCTATGATTGGTAAATCACCATCTAAATCAGCTGAAATTGCTGGTGAATTTACTAAAAAAGCTATTGAAGAAACTGTTGGTGATTCTAATCATAAATATGGAGTAAAATTTGAAAAAGTAATTCCACATTTATATGATTTATTATAA
- a CDS encoding AzlD domain-containing protein, protein MIDVNLVILGCALVTFIPRLIPAVSVDKLNLNYKFEKFLNLIPYTALAALICPGVLTVDTNLWYIGLIGAVVAGSLAWKKVPLGAIVILTVVVLICVYSIVPFF, encoded by the coding sequence ATGATTGATGTAAATCTTGTAATTCTAGGTTGTGCACTTGTAACATTTATTCCTCGTTTAATTCCAGCAGTATCTGTTGATAAATTAAATCTTAATTATAAATTTGAAAAGTTTTTAAATTTAATTCCATATACTGCACTTGCTGCTTTAATATGTCCTGGTGTATTAACTGTTGATACTAATTTATGGTATATTGGTTTAATTGGTGCAGTTGTAGCAGGTTCTTTAGCATGGAAAAAAGTTCCTCTTGGAGCTATTGTTATTTTAACTGTTGTAGTTTTAATCTGTGTATACTCAATAGTTCCTTTCTTTTAA
- a CDS encoding AzlC family ABC transporter permease, translated as MNIKEKFIYGVKKGIPITFGYIPMGIGYAALAIKAGLSPLQTVAMSIFVYAGAGQIIAVSMIGQGATLIAIILTNFVVNLRYFVMNLCVYNKVSENSLLTNILSAHFTVDESFAIFSLIKESSIWIYIGISLIAYLSWVLGAAIGVMVLNILPVIVTNSFNISLYALFVAILIPAVKHDKKLGLLVIFTGILNIILKPFVSNWSLILSTIIAAAVGVYYIDDETVMGSSCNKKSDNNEIRSY; from the coding sequence ATTAATATAAAAGAAAAATTCATTTATGGTGTAAAGAAAGGTATTCCAATAACATTTGGATATATCCCAATGGGTATTGGTTATGCTGCATTAGCTATTAAAGCAGGACTTAGTCCATTACAAACTGTTGCAATGTCAATATTTGTATATGCTGGTGCAGGTCAAATTATTGCAGTATCAATGATTGGTCAAGGTGCAACTTTAATTGCAATTATTCTTACTAATTTTGTTGTTAATTTAAGATACTTTGTAATGAATTTATGTGTATATAATAAGGTAAGTGAGAATTCTTTATTAACAAATATTCTAAGTGCACATTTTACTGTTGATGAATCCTTTGCAATATTTTCACTTATTAAAGAATCATCAATATGGATTTATATTGGAATTTCATTAATAGCATATCTTTCATGGGTACTTGGTGCAGCAATTGGTGTTATGGTACTTAATATACTTCCTGTTATTGTTACAAATAGTTTTAATATATCTTTATATGCATTGTTTGTAGCTATTTTAATTCCTGCAGTAAAACATGATAAGAAATTAGGACTTCTTGTTATATTTACTGGTATTTTAAATATTATTTTAAAACCTTTTGTATCTAATTGGTCTTTAATATTATCTACTATTATTGCTGCTGCAGTTGGAGTATATTATATTGATGATGAAACAGTTATGGGTTCATCTTGTAATAAGAAAAGTGATAATAATGAGATAAGATCTTATTAG
- a CDS encoding DUF1304 domain-containing protein produces MFLLTEILAILVAIEFLFIMYLETFATSSDRTSKVFGMDKTELERDSVNTLFKNQGVYNGLLAILILISVFVFSSKIALICLMVYIILVALYGSFTSNPKIILMQGGLAILTLITCLF; encoded by the coding sequence ATGTTTTTATTAACTGAAATATTAGCTATACTTGTAGCTATTGAATTTTTATTTATAATGTATTTAGAGACTTTTGCAACTTCTTCAGACAGAACTTCTAAAGTCTTTGGTATGGATAAAACTGAATTAGAAAGAGATTCTGTTAATACACTTTTTAAAAATCAAGGAGTGTATAATGGTCTACTTGCAATTTTAATCTTAATTTCTGTATTTGTATTTTCAAGTAAAATTGCACTTATTTGTTTAATGGTGTATATTATTCTCGTTGCATTATATGGTAGTTTTACAAGTAATCCTAAGATTATTTTAATGCAAGGTGGACTTGCAATTCTTACATTAATTACATGTTTATTTTAA